The Listeria welshimeri serovar 6b str. SLCC5334 genome has a window encoding:
- a CDS encoding DEAD/DEAH box helicase — translation MNNLNLSDEIKKAITELGYNEATPVQKAVIPIALTGEDIVAKSQTGSGKTAAFAIPIAEQVVWEENKPQALIIVPTRELAMQVKTECTNIGRFKRIKAAAIYGQSPFAKQKLELSQKNHIVVGTPGRLLDHIEKGTLNVDKVAHLVLDEVDEMLSMGFIDQVEDILSRLPKKRQNLFFSATMPEEMQDLIKRYQDNPMVIEMASEKTNPIFHVEMQTDTKEKTLKDVLITENPDSAIIFCNTKNQVDELSEMLDLRTSKIHGGLRQEDRFQAMDEFKSGKSRFLIATDVAGRGIDVENVSLVINYDLPIEKENYVHRIGRTGRAGNSGKAISFVKTQENPLLRDIEEMLNISIEKKRKPTIIEVRASEEAFHKKQQKRPTIKKARGEKLNKNIMKLYFNGGKKKKIRAVDFVGTISKLDGITAEDIGIIAIEDHVSFVEILNGKGPAVLEMMRSRKVKGRRLKVNEARKR, via the coding sequence ATGAATAATTTAAATTTAAGTGATGAAATAAAAAAAGCGATTACTGAACTGGGATATAATGAAGCTACACCTGTTCAAAAAGCGGTGATTCCCATTGCGTTAACAGGAGAAGATATTGTTGCGAAATCACAAACAGGTAGTGGAAAAACAGCTGCGTTTGCTATTCCTATCGCTGAACAAGTTGTGTGGGAAGAAAACAAACCACAAGCATTAATTATTGTTCCAACCAGAGAGCTTGCGATGCAGGTCAAAACGGAATGTACCAATATTGGTAGATTTAAACGAATTAAAGCAGCGGCAATTTATGGCCAATCACCATTTGCCAAACAAAAATTAGAATTAAGTCAAAAAAATCATATTGTTGTAGGAACACCAGGACGTCTACTTGATCACATCGAAAAAGGAACACTAAATGTGGATAAAGTAGCTCATTTAGTTTTAGATGAAGTAGATGAAATGTTAAGTATGGGCTTTATTGACCAAGTAGAAGATATACTAAGTCGTTTACCGAAAAAACGTCAAAATCTATTTTTCTCTGCAACTATGCCAGAAGAAATGCAAGACTTGATTAAACGATATCAAGATAATCCTATGGTTATTGAAATGGCCTCTGAAAAAACAAACCCTATTTTCCATGTTGAAATGCAAACAGATACTAAAGAAAAAACCTTGAAAGATGTATTAATTACAGAAAATCCAGATAGTGCAATTATTTTTTGTAATACTAAAAATCAAGTAGATGAACTAAGTGAAATGCTTGATTTAAGAACAAGTAAAATTCATGGTGGTTTGAGACAAGAGGATCGTTTTCAAGCTATGGATGAATTCAAAAGTGGTAAATCTCGCTTTTTAATTGCGACAGATGTAGCTGGACGAGGGATTGATGTTGAAAATGTATCGTTAGTTATAAACTATGATTTGCCAATTGAAAAAGAAAACTATGTGCACCGAATCGGTCGTACTGGTCGTGCCGGAAATAGTGGTAAGGCAATCAGTTTTGTTAAAACACAGGAAAATCCATTGTTGCGTGACATTGAGGAAATGCTAAATATTTCCATTGAGAAAAAACGGAAACCAACTATTATCGAAGTAAGGGCAAGTGAAGAAGCTTTTCATAAAAAGCAACAAAAACGTCCAACAATTAAGAAAGCTCGTGGTGAAAAATTAAATAAAAATATTATGAAACTATATTTCAATGGCGGGAAGAAGAAGAAAATCCGTGCGGTAGATTTTGTCGGAACTATTTCCAAATTAGACGGAATTACAGCGGAAGATATTGGTATTATTGCTATTGAAGATCATGTTTCTTTTGTAGAAATCCTGAATGGAAAAGGACCAGCTGTACTCGAAATGATGCGTTCTCGTAAAGTAAAAGGTAGACGTCTTAAAGTAAATGAAGCCAGAAAACGATAA
- a CDS encoding DUF3116 family protein, with amino-acid sequence MERPDNKLILMVLNVVKNPVYNIESLTINFLENEITGNSSRNELLYCTYWLEFHGFIKRDKNNDEKKYYSITEQGDFLLQKINNELS; translated from the coding sequence ATGGAAAGACCCGATAATAAACTTATTCTTATGGTTTTAAATGTTGTGAAAAATCCAGTTTACAACATAGAATCACTAACCATCAATTTTTTGGAAAATGAAATTACTGGTAATTCTTCAAGAAATGAGCTGCTTTATTGCACTTATTGGCTGGAGTTTCACGGCTTTATTAAGCGTGATAAAAATAATGATGAGAAAAAGTATTATAGCATTACTGAACAAGGTGATTTTTTACTCCAAAAAATTAACAATGAACTTTCTTAG
- a CDS encoding NUDIX hydrolase, which translates to MYPYTLCFIQRTDEILLLNRQKSPWMGSWNGVGGKIESGESLMGSIKREIFEETGISESDYEIRDIGEMKWFVNDENLGGMHLFFAKLPDNYFYPTPRRTDEGILDFKKRAWILNQENTGVVNNLPYVLKHISETSARIEFITKYHQNTLLQISHQFL; encoded by the coding sequence ATGTATCCATACACGCTTTGTTTTATACAAAGAACCGATGAAATATTATTATTAAACAGACAGAAATCACCATGGATGGGTAGCTGGAATGGTGTTGGCGGAAAGATTGAATCTGGTGAATCACTAATGGGCTCTATTAAACGCGAAATTTTTGAAGAGACAGGGATATCTGAATCAGACTATGAAATTCGGGATATTGGTGAAATGAAATGGTTTGTGAACGATGAAAACTTAGGTGGAATGCATTTGTTTTTTGCTAAACTACCTGATAATTATTTCTATCCGACTCCTCGTCGCACAGATGAAGGGATTTTGGATTTTAAAAAAAGAGCGTGGATTCTCAATCAAGAAAATACAGGGGTAGTAAACAATCTTCCTTATGTACTTAAGCATATTTCTGAGACTTCAGCTAGAATAGAATTTATCACAAAATATCATCAGAACACACTGCTACAAATAAGTCATCAATTTCTATAA
- a CDS encoding MFS transporter: MKEKLFNKGFVLITLINFVVYLVYYLLMVIIAVIAQEELNASLGEAGFASGIYIIGTLLARLYMGKKLELFGRKRVLRFGILFFLLTTMAYLYMPTIAIMFVIRFLNGFAYGTTSTATNAIVTAYIPNSRNGEGINYYGLSTSLAAAIGPFIGMILLSKTSFYTIIIFSTVIVLLTALLCFYLPVKNIVLTPEHRKALQTWTVKSFIEYKVIPITFIAFLMGISYSSVLTFLASYAREINLVSAGTFFFVVYALVITFTRPMSGKLFDAKGEKYVMYPSYLFLAVGLVVLSTATSSLVLLISGGLIGLGYGTFMSNGQAVCLKVCEPHRIGIGLSTYFIGLDLGLGIGPYIMGEIHHVLSFQGIYIIAGAIAFVCVFIYMFLSRKKEPHNAQEALKGSEEI, translated from the coding sequence ATGAAAGAAAAATTATTTAATAAGGGTTTTGTTTTAATTACATTGATTAACTTTGTCGTTTATCTCGTTTATTATTTGCTGATGGTAATCATTGCGGTTATTGCACAAGAAGAATTGAACGCATCCCTTGGCGAAGCGGGTTTTGCTTCCGGGATTTATATTATCGGAACACTTCTTGCAAGATTATACATGGGGAAAAAACTCGAACTATTTGGTCGTAAAAGAGTATTACGGTTTGGTATTTTATTTTTCTTACTAACAACAATGGCTTATCTTTACATGCCGACGATTGCAATTATGTTCGTTATTCGCTTTTTGAATGGATTTGCATATGGAACAACCTCCACGGCAACAAACGCAATTGTAACTGCTTATATTCCTAATTCTAGAAATGGAGAAGGTATTAATTATTATGGACTTAGCACGAGTCTTGCCGCTGCTATAGGGCCTTTTATTGGAATGATTTTACTTAGCAAAACAAGTTTTTATACGATTATCATTTTTTCCACCGTTATTGTCTTGTTAACTGCACTGCTTTGTTTCTATTTACCAGTAAAAAATATTGTTCTAACACCAGAACATCGGAAAGCATTACAAACATGGACTGTTAAAAGTTTTATCGAATATAAAGTTATTCCAATTACTTTTATTGCTTTTTTGATGGGGATTTCTTATTCAAGCGTACTTACATTTCTTGCTTCTTATGCAAGAGAAATCAACTTAGTTAGTGCGGGAACTTTTTTCTTTGTTGTTTATGCGCTAGTTATTACTTTTACTCGCCCTATGTCTGGGAAATTATTTGATGCAAAAGGTGAAAAATATGTGATGTATCCTAGCTATCTCTTTTTAGCAGTTGGATTAGTTGTTTTAAGTACCGCAACTTCCAGCCTTGTTTTGCTTATTTCAGGCGGGTTGATTGGCTTAGGTTATGGAACATTTATGTCAAATGGTCAAGCAGTATGTCTAAAAGTTTGCGAACCCCACCGTATTGGTATTGGCTTATCTACTTATTTCATTGGACTTGATTTAGGTTTGGGTATTGGGCCTTATATTATGGGAGAAATTCATCATGTTCTTTCATTCCAAGGAATCTACATCATTGCTGGCGCTATCGCTTTTGTCTGTGTATTTATTTATATGTTTTTATCTAGAAAAAAAGAACCTCATAACGCACAAGAAGCCTTAAAAGGGAGTGAAGAAATATGA
- a CDS encoding Crp/Fnr family transcriptional regulator has translation MKQNILNNYVSTNDFPVITRGKRKYLTYEGLEDSYVYILKKGIIKTSIISRDGREFNLNYINKMDIISLLKDEYSQFANAPFNIRVESDKAELYQVDRVRFWKDVNRDVDLQIYVKDYYRTRLLQSIKKMQQMLMNGKLGAICTQLYELYTLFGVEIENDQFLIDFLVSNEEIGHFCGINSASSVNRIFQQLKKEGVITMQNRYIIIKKLDVIQENVIF, from the coding sequence ATGAAACAAAATATTCTTAATAATTATGTAAGCACAAATGATTTTCCAGTTATTACAAGGGGAAAACGCAAATATTTAACTTACGAGGGTTTGGAAGATTCTTATGTATACATACTTAAAAAAGGAATAATTAAAACGAGTATTATATCAAGAGATGGTAGAGAGTTTAACTTAAACTACATTAATAAAATGGATATCATCTCTCTGTTAAAAGATGAGTATTCTCAGTTCGCGAATGCGCCATTTAATATTCGAGTAGAATCTGACAAAGCAGAACTTTATCAAGTGGACCGGGTGAGATTTTGGAAAGATGTCAATAGGGATGTCGATTTGCAGATCTATGTGAAAGATTATTATCGAACTAGACTTCTCCAATCAATTAAAAAAATGCAACAAATGTTGATGAATGGTAAACTAGGAGCTATTTGTACGCAACTGTACGAACTCTATACACTTTTTGGGGTGGAAATCGAAAATGATCAGTTTTTGATTGATTTCCTCGTAAGTAATGAAGAAATTGGTCATTTTTGTGGCATTAATTCAGCAAGTAGTGTGAACCGGATTTTTCAACAATTAAAAAAAGAAGGCGTCATCACCATGCAAAATCGTTATATTATCATTAAAAAATTAGATGTTATTCAAGAAAATGTGATTTTTTAA
- a CDS encoding YitT family protein, whose protein sequence is MKNKTGWNIAKIVVGALIFSLAVNVFAIPNNLGEGGVTGLTMMLYYLLGWTPAITTLIFNGILLIIGYKFLDRMTIVWTIVAISFTSLFLHFSEPFAFVANQTIVAAIFAGLMMGIGMGLIMNGGGTTAGSAILAKIANKYLGWNTSYALLFFDLIVVIPSVFVIGFENMLFTVVSLYISTKVLDFILEGYNPKKSVTIISDYYEEIATEIDEHLERGITLFNGQGFYMRQDKKILYIVISRDQLLPLTKIVNKYDEKAFFIINDVQSVIGEGFTKQITSE, encoded by the coding sequence ATGAAAAATAAAACTGGTTGGAATATTGCTAAAATTGTTGTGGGGGCCCTTATTTTTTCGCTTGCTGTTAACGTATTTGCCATCCCCAATAATCTTGGAGAAGGTGGCGTTACTGGATTAACAATGATGTTATACTACTTACTTGGCTGGACGCCGGCTATAACAACGCTTATTTTTAATGGTATATTGCTTATTATTGGGTACAAATTTCTTGACCGGATGACTATTGTTTGGACGATTGTTGCGATTAGTTTTACTTCCCTATTCCTACATTTTTCTGAACCGTTCGCTTTTGTTGCGAATCAAACCATTGTGGCAGCCATTTTTGCTGGGCTAATGATGGGAATTGGGATGGGATTAATTATGAATGGTGGAGGAACCACTGCGGGAAGTGCTATTTTAGCGAAAATTGCTAATAAATACCTTGGTTGGAATACGAGTTATGCGCTCTTGTTTTTTGATTTGATTGTTGTTATTCCCTCTGTTTTTGTCATTGGATTTGAGAATATGTTATTTACAGTAGTTTCGCTTTATATTTCTACTAAAGTTCTTGATTTCATTCTGGAAGGTTACAATCCTAAAAAATCTGTTACGATTATTTCTGATTACTATGAAGAAATTGCGACAGAAATTGATGAGCATTTGGAACGAGGAATTACACTTTTTAACGGGCAAGGATTTTATATGCGTCAAGATAAAAAAATCCTTTATATTGTGATTAGTCGGGATCAACTTTTACCGCTCACAAAAATCGTAAATAAATATGATGAAAAAGCATTCTTTATTATAAATGATGTCCAAAGTGTTATTGGCGAAGGATTTACTAAACAAATTACAAGTGAGTAA
- the treR gene encoding trehalose operon repressor produces the protein MNKKNKFFDIYLELEQDITSGVYPAGTLLPSENVLAKRFSVSRETIRKALVLLLENGCIQKLQGKGSIVIDRERYSFPVSGLTSFKELQKSEHMNATTKVIRNEQTILPNRIADFAGLPHGSSCLAILRVRYLEGEATILDYDYLLDKTEPIANEVLEDSLYQYLENEKNYEISYAQKEITVEPLNAEDKKYLALHGDTHVVVVKSTVFLKDTTLFQYTESRHRLDKFRFIDFARRR, from the coding sequence TTGAATAAGAAAAATAAATTTTTTGACATATATTTAGAATTAGAGCAAGATATTACATCAGGCGTTTATCCAGCAGGCACACTACTTCCAAGTGAAAATGTCCTGGCCAAGCGTTTTTCGGTATCCCGTGAAACCATTAGAAAAGCACTTGTCTTGTTACTTGAGAATGGCTGTATTCAAAAACTCCAAGGAAAAGGTTCTATTGTCATTGATCGTGAACGTTATTCGTTTCCTGTTTCAGGTTTGACGAGTTTTAAAGAGTTGCAAAAATCGGAACATATGAATGCTACAACAAAAGTTATTAGAAATGAACAAACTATATTACCAAATCGGATTGCTGATTTCGCTGGTCTGCCACATGGTTCGAGCTGTTTAGCAATTCTTAGAGTGCGTTATTTAGAAGGCGAGGCTACAATTTTAGATTATGATTATTTACTCGACAAGACAGAGCCAATTGCAAATGAGGTTTTAGAGGACTCTCTATATCAATACTTAGAAAATGAAAAGAATTATGAAATTAGCTATGCTCAAAAAGAAATAACGGTTGAGCCGCTGAACGCAGAAGATAAAAAATACTTAGCACTACACGGAGATACACATGTTGTGGTTGTAAAAAGTACCGTATTCTTAAAAGATACAACACTTTTTCAATACACAGAATCGCGACATCGTCTTGATAAATTCCGCTTTATTGATTTTGCTAGAAGACGCTAA
- the treC gene encoding alpha,alpha-phosphotrehalase encodes MTTFAQKTIYQVYPKSFYDTTGDGTGDIPGITAKLDYLHKLGIEMIWINPFYPSPQNDNGYDISDYTAVDPLFGTMEDVITLITEAKKRNIGIMIDLVLNHTSTEHPWFKKALAGDPFYRDFYYFRQAKADGSPPTNWESKFGGSAWEKLPNSSEYYLHLYDVTQADLDWANPNVRAALFDVVNFWIDKGVEGFRLDVLNVIAKPKFLEDDFEGDGRRFYTDGPGIHAYLKELNERTFGDKPIITVGEMSSTDIDNCIRYSNPDEKELSMVFHFHHLKVDYPDGEKWRLADVNFADLKSIFHTWQVAMSKENGWDALFWNNHDQPRALGRFASDQPEHYYQSATLLGATIHFMRGTPFVYMGEEIGMMNPKFPTINHYVDVETLNHFDILQKQGLSEEEVMQIIKERSRDNSRTPMQWNHSENAGFTTGTPWLKVADNADKINVQDVLADKTSIFYFYQKLIALRKEHPVIQTGDYTPYFTEEDSIIAYKRSNESSSLLSIHYYGATEKKLQIPSEFSNAKVLLSNHERTEISSEIELAPYETLTLIQ; translated from the coding sequence ATGACAACTTTTGCTCAAAAAACAATTTATCAAGTGTATCCAAAATCATTTTATGATACAACAGGCGATGGTACTGGGGACATTCCTGGTATCACTGCCAAGCTTGATTATTTGCACAAACTAGGAATTGAGATGATTTGGATTAATCCATTTTATCCTTCTCCACAAAATGATAATGGTTATGATATTTCTGATTATACAGCTGTTGATCCACTATTTGGAACAATGGAAGATGTTATTACCCTTATTACCGAGGCGAAAAAAAGAAATATTGGCATTATGATTGATTTAGTATTAAATCATACTTCTACAGAACATCCTTGGTTTAAAAAAGCGCTTGCTGGAGATCCGTTTTATCGTGATTTTTATTATTTCCGCCAAGCAAAAGCAGATGGTTCTCCCCCAACCAATTGGGAGTCTAAATTTGGTGGCAGTGCCTGGGAAAAATTACCAAATTCATCAGAGTATTACCTGCATTTGTATGATGTCACTCAAGCAGATCTAGACTGGGCCAATCCAAATGTCCGCGCTGCACTCTTTGATGTAGTGAATTTTTGGATCGATAAAGGGGTGGAAGGTTTTCGTTTAGATGTTTTAAATGTAATTGCGAAACCCAAATTTTTAGAAGATGATTTTGAAGGTGATGGGCGTCGTTTCTATACTGATGGACCAGGAATCCATGCTTATTTAAAAGAGCTAAATGAACGAACATTTGGGGATAAGCCAATTATTACTGTAGGTGAAATGTCCTCGACAGATATTGACAACTGCATTCGCTATAGTAACCCTGATGAAAAAGAATTATCAATGGTATTTCATTTCCATCATTTAAAAGTAGATTATCCAGATGGGGAAAAATGGCGTTTAGCAGATGTGAATTTTGCGGATTTAAAATCTATTTTCCATACTTGGCAAGTTGCAATGTCTAAAGAAAATGGTTGGGATGCGCTTTTCTGGAATAATCATGATCAGCCAAGAGCACTTGGACGTTTTGCTTCTGATCAACCAGAACATTATTATCAATCAGCTACCCTACTTGGAGCAACCATTCATTTTATGCGAGGAACACCATTTGTTTATATGGGGGAAGAAATTGGTATGATGAATCCAAAATTCCCAACAATTAATCATTACGTGGATGTTGAAACACTTAATCATTTTGACATTTTACAAAAACAAGGGCTTTCTGAAGAAGAAGTGATGCAAATTATTAAAGAACGTTCGCGAGATAATAGTCGTACACCTATGCAATGGAATCATTCAGAAAATGCAGGATTTACAACTGGTACTCCTTGGCTAAAAGTAGCTGATAACGCAGATAAAATTAATGTTCAAGATGTATTAGCAGACAAAACAAGCATTTTCTACTTTTATCAAAAATTAATTGCTTTACGTAAAGAGCACCCGGTTATCCAAACTGGTGATTATACGCCTTACTTTACAGAAGAAGATTCCATTATCGCTTATAAACGTTCAAATGAATCCTCTTCCCTACTTTCTATTCATTATTATGGTGCTACAGAAAAAAAATTACAAATTCCAAGTGAATTTTCTAATGCCAAAGTGTTACTATCTAATCATGAGCGTACAGAAATTAGTTCTGAAATCGAATTAGCTCCCTATGAAACATTGACGTTAATACAATAA
- the treP gene encoding PTS system trehalose-specific EIIBC component, giving the protein MADYKKDASALLELIGGKENISSVTHCATRMRFVLQDPDNADIEAIEEIPAVKGTFTQAGQFQVIIGNDVAIFYNEFTEISGVEGVNKEDAKVDAKKNMSLLQRMLAGLAEIFTPLIPAIVVGGLILGFRNVIGDIKFLEDGTKTIVDVYPFWAGVYSFLWLIGEAVFHFLPVGITWSIAKKMGTTQILGIVLGLTLVSPQLLNAYSVVETKAGDIPVWDFGFAQVQMIGYQAQVIPAIMAGFLLAYLEIWLRKFIPNAISMIFVPFFALVPTVLAAHVILGPIGWKIGDAISNVVYAGLTGGLSWLFAALFGFLYAPLVVTGLHHMTNAIDLQLMSQFKGTNLWPMIALSNIAQGSAVLAIIFLHRGNEKEEQVSIPATISCYLGVTEPAMFGINLKYLYPFVAAMIGSAIAAVVSVSSGVMANSIGVGGLPGILSINSKYYGIFAICMVITIVVPFILTVLFRKYNILNKVDTAPIRTFGKKEYRDSAKTTN; this is encoded by the coding sequence ATGGCGGACTACAAAAAGGATGCAAGCGCTCTCTTAGAATTAATTGGTGGCAAAGAAAATATTTCATCTGTTACACACTGCGCTACAAGAATGCGTTTTGTTTTACAGGACCCTGATAATGCTGATATTGAAGCAATTGAAGAAATTCCAGCAGTAAAAGGGACATTTACACAAGCAGGACAATTTCAAGTAATTATAGGCAATGATGTTGCAATTTTTTATAATGAATTTACAGAAATTAGTGGTGTAGAAGGCGTCAATAAAGAAGATGCCAAAGTAGATGCTAAGAAAAATATGAGTTTGCTTCAACGTATGCTTGCCGGTTTAGCTGAAATTTTCACCCCTTTAATTCCTGCTATCGTTGTTGGTGGTCTTATTCTCGGTTTCCGTAATGTTATCGGTGATATTAAGTTTTTAGAAGATGGAACTAAAACCATTGTTGATGTGTATCCATTCTGGGCTGGTGTTTATAGTTTCTTATGGTTGATTGGTGAAGCTGTATTCCATTTCCTACCTGTAGGAATTACATGGTCTATCGCGAAAAAAATGGGAACAACTCAAATCCTAGGAATTGTCCTTGGTTTAACGCTCGTTTCCCCGCAACTGCTAAATGCTTACAGTGTTGTTGAAACAAAAGCTGGCGATATTCCTGTCTGGGACTTTGGCTTTGCTCAAGTGCAGATGATTGGTTATCAGGCACAAGTTATTCCTGCAATTATGGCCGGATTCTTACTAGCCTATCTCGAAATCTGGTTACGTAAATTCATACCAAATGCAATTTCGATGATTTTTGTTCCATTCTTTGCCCTTGTTCCAACTGTTTTAGCTGCTCATGTCATTCTTGGACCAATTGGTTGGAAAATTGGCGACGCGATTTCGAATGTCGTTTATGCTGGTTTGACTGGTGGACTAAGTTGGTTATTCGCCGCACTATTTGGCTTCTTATATGCCCCACTCGTAGTCACCGGACTGCATCACATGACCAATGCCATTGACTTACAATTAATGAGCCAATTTAAAGGAACAAACCTTTGGCCAATGATCGCTTTATCCAACATTGCTCAAGGTTCAGCTGTATTAGCTATTATTTTCTTACACCGTGGCAATGAAAAAGAAGAACAAGTTTCTATTCCAGCAACTATTTCCTGTTACCTAGGTGTAACAGAACCCGCAATGTTTGGTATCAACTTAAAATACTTATATCCTTTTGTGGCTGCTATGATTGGTTCTGCAATTGCCGCTGTGGTTTCTGTCTCAAGTGGTGTCATGGCAAATTCAATTGGCGTTGGTGGGCTTCCTGGCATCTTATCAATCAACTCAAAATACTACGGGATTTTCGCTATTTGTATGGTTATAACTATCGTTGTTCCATTCATTCTAACTGTACTATTCCGCAAATATAACATTTTAAACAAAGTAGATACTGCACCAATTCGTACTTTTGGGAAAAAAGAGTATCGAGATTCAGCAAAAACAACCAACTAA
- a CDS encoding NUDIX hydrolase: protein MKHVRVAAIIIHQNKLLLHTSHNENYWTLPGGGVENELTKDGLKREMKEELGEEVIIDELKIIAENRFVHNGKEIDSIEFYYKANLLPDSALVELKSFKKTEAFGQYGEEPYELLFKWFDVSELKEISILPAFLEAELTQLSSSKIKHIHQ from the coding sequence ATGAAACATGTTAGAGTAGCAGCAATTATTATACATCAAAACAAGCTTTTGCTTCATACGAGTCACAATGAAAACTACTGGACTCTTCCAGGTGGTGGAGTAGAAAATGAACTAACAAAAGATGGATTAAAGCGGGAAATGAAAGAAGAGTTAGGGGAAGAAGTAATTATTGATGAATTAAAAATTATTGCAGAAAATCGTTTTGTACATAATGGAAAGGAAATAGACAGTATCGAATTTTATTATAAAGCAAATCTTTTACCAGATAGTGCGTTAGTAGAGTTAAAATCATTTAAGAAAACAGAAGCATTTGGTCAATACGGAGAGGAACCATATGAATTACTTTTTAAATGGTTTGATGTAAGTGAGTTAAAAGAGATATCGATTTTGCCGGCATTTCTTGAAGCAGAGCTAACGCAGCTTTCGAGTAGTAAGATAAAACATATCCACCAGTGA